Sequence from the Ziziphus jujuba cultivar Dongzao chromosome 9, ASM3175591v1 genome:
ttttttcactttttgctTCAATTCAATTTGCCGACTGAGTGCTGTCTTTCTTTTTGGTCTGAAATTATGGCAACTTTGGACCTTTTGTTTGGATGGACAGGAAAAATGAATGAATCTTTTAGTCTGAATGATGATATGACCACTACCTACATCAAATTAAACAATATGTTACAAAGTGTACATCGATCTTTTTAGTCCAAGCTTCTGATACGTTCTTTTTGTTGCACGCACGTTGAATttaaatcctatatatatatatatatatatatatgccacgCGTGTAATTGTGACGTTTGTCGAAATAATGGACAGGGTTTTTCACCCGACACCGCAAATTAAGTAATTCATATACACTTTTACAAGGAGAAACAGGCAAGTAATTGATATCAACTCGTAGAATTAACAAGACTGATACTAATATTTGTTACAAAGGAAATTAACAAACGCAAAAAGCTATGCTTACAAATCTCCTCTGACCAAGAGGCTGGGAGCACAATAAAAGATTTTCTACAAGCAACCATACAAACATTAATTAAacgaaaaaaaaggaaaaaaaaaaaaaagggaaataaaatttaaagtgcAAGCCGCTAAAACTTGTGAACAGGGGTGACCAAATTAATGATATTGGTACAAGCTAGCTACTTTGTTGTTGTGTTTAGAGGACTTTTCCCCAATTTAGATAGCCTCACTTCCCCACCCCTTGGGCTGTTTTGCTCTCTTCCACCAGATCGAGGACTTTGCTCTCCTTTCAGTTCGCTCACACGTGGACTGTTGGAGGAGAACCGAGGGCTCTCAACGATTTTAGGAGCATTTGCTGGTGTTGAACTAGTGCTTGTCACTTTTGGGCTGCTTGTATGCCTGAACTCACCGCGACTTCTAGTAATAACTTCGTCTAAGATTTCACTGTCCCCTGCATAAGTTGCTCCTGAGCCTAGTTCTGCCTCCTGTTTTTAGAGGGTGACAAATACAtatggaaaattaaattatatggatattgGCCACTTAAGTTTGCAAGGTTGTCTTAAGTGGTAAATTTTTACCGTTGCTAGATTAAAGGGTAAAGCCGGTGCCTCTTCATACTCTGCTGCATCCAAGTCTTGAAGATGTACTCCTTTGAAAAACTTGGGCAGAAAATATTGTCTAACAGGGACCAAAAGCATGATCATTAACGGAAACATAAGGCCAGCTATTGGAACCCAAGTAAGTCCAAAACATATGAGCAAATAGGCCAATTGAAAGAGTGTAAAAGTTGCAATTGTCTTGAAAGGCACAGTTTCAACAAATGTGGCATGGTACTCTTCAAGGACCCTGAGAGACAAGAAAGtcatttatgaaattaaaaaaattgtatttcctACTTGGATAACTTATAACaagtcaaaaaaacaaaaaaaaaaaaggatttgcaGACATTACTTGTATCTCCTACTTGGGGCGGTAAAGAGCAACAAGATCCTTTCCCAGAATTGGTTACCCGGAAGGCTTTCAATGGCCATGAAAGCAAAGTAGCCCCAGAGGACTGAGGTTGGGATCATTTTGAGGAAGGGCATGGCTGCAACACATCCTCCTACCATTGCAGCTTGAAGCAAGTTACTGACCCTCTGTTCTTTCACTTCAACTGGCAGTAGATCATCAATCTCCTTCTCAACATCGAAGACTGTCTCATCAACTGGTGCATCAATATAATTACCCATACTAGAAGCCGCTTGAATGGTTGATTCCTTAAGATCCCTTAGCCCCTGCTCAAGtagattttatgatatttagaGAACCATGCCTAATAATCAACCATTCATCATTAAGAATGTCCATGAAAATTCATTCTCTGAATGATTTTGTTGGCTATGCAAGAAAGTAAATCAGCAGAATAACATATCATGATCACAAACTTACCCGAGATGAGGCCTCCTGGTATATCAAAGGAGTCTGCATTTGTTGATAGGCCTCTTGCATATTCCCATACAGTTGTCCCAAGCTAGCATTTTTTCTCATACTTCTGCGTGCTGTAGCAACTAGTCGGTTGCGAAGCAACTGCAAGAGAACATTGTGAATATCAgccaaagaataagaaaatcagctaacatttaaaaaaaaaaaaaaaaaaaaaaaggaaaaagaaaaagaaaaaaagttatgtAACAAACAATAAGATCAGAGGGAGTTTGGTTTGAATATTACCTGGTGTTTTAGAGTAGCCAAACTCTTTGTGTGCATTGGAGACTGTGGAATTACCCCATTTGATGGAGGGATTCCAATGAGACCACACAATAAGGTCTGCCATGGGAAAATAAGAGActaatcataaaacaaaaaactaaaggaaaatttgaaattgaaattaataataacaaaaaagggaaacaaTTTGGGCCTTAAATTTACATACCAGGAACCCCAAAAGAAGCAAGTCATAATGGTAAGATGCTGGCTTTCTCAAATTGAACTCTTTTTGCTGAGAAAGTTGGGATGCCACACTGTGATCAAAGTAGTATAAGACAGCAATCATTGATGCTGGAATGAATGCTCCTATAATATACAGAACAGGAACATTGAGCATGTCCTGCCATTTTGAAGAGATAACCATTAGATCTTTATCTTCTCGAGGAAAAAAATAGAGGCGCTATTAGACAATAACAATTAACAAGCTGAACTAAATTAAACATGCCTTGATCACAGTCCAATTCTCATATGCACCTGGCGACCATGGATTGGGGCTAAAGAGGCGCCTTGGGATCCCTTTTGGAACACTACTGGTTGGTATGTATGAAATGGCTGTCCAGATTAGGACCATAAGTGGCACGCCGTAGTCTGCTACGAAGCTTCGAAGCCAACCTGATCCAAATTAACAAATTGTGTAGATGAAATTAAAGGATTCTCCTTTTACCGCAATTGACCCAGAGAAATTTAGAAGGAATACTAACCAGAGCCGTAACGCCATGACCTTGCCTTTCGACTTCTTAGTGCAGTGAGAAGAAGGCCAAATGAGAGGACCAAAGCAAACATTCCATTTGCAAACCT
This genomic interval carries:
- the LOC107426180 gene encoding boron transporter 1; translated protein: MEETFVPFRGIKNDLKGRLMCYKQDWTGGFSAGIRILAPTTYIFFASAIPVISFGEQLERNTDGVLTAVQTLASTALCGIIHSIIGGQPLLILGVAEPTVIMYTFMFNFAKERPELGRNLFLAWTGWVCVWTALLLFLLAILGACSIINRFTRVAGELFGLLIAMLFLQQAIKGLVDEFLIPKRENPNSLEFVPSWRFANGMFALVLSFGLLLTALRSRKARSWRYGSGWLRSFVADYGVPLMVLIWTAISYIPTSSVPKGIPRRLFSPNPWSPGAYENWTVIKDMLNVPVLYIIGAFIPASMIAVLYYFDHSVASQLSQQKEFNLRKPASYHYDLLLLGFLTLLCGLIGIPPSNGVIPQSPMHTKSLATLKHQLLRNRLVATARRSMRKNASLGQLYGNMQEAYQQMQTPLIYQEASSRGLRDLKESTIQAASSMGNYIDAPVDETVFDVEKEIDDLLPVEVKEQRVSNLLQAAMVGGCVAAMPFLKMIPTSVLWGYFAFMAIESLPGNQFWERILLLFTAPSRRYKVLEEYHATFVETVPFKTIATFTLFQLAYLLICFGLTWVPIAGLMFPLMIMLLVPVRQYFLPKFFKGVHLQDLDAAEYEEAPALPFNLATEAELGSGATYAGDSEILDEVITRSRGEFRHTSSPKVTSTSSTPANAPKIVESPRFSSNSPRVSELKGEQSPRSGGREQNSPRGGEVRLSKLGKSPLNTTTK